From a single Lolium rigidum isolate FL_2022 chromosome 7, APGP_CSIRO_Lrig_0.1, whole genome shotgun sequence genomic region:
- the LOC124675045 gene encoding elongator complex protein 3, protein MAAAVAAAPVADQPRRRKPTPGRGGVVLPAGLSEEEARVRAIAEIVSEMGELSRRGEDVDLNALKSAACRRYGLARAPKLVEMIAAVPEADRAALLPRLRAKPVRTASGIAVVAVMSKPHRCPHIATTGNICVYCPGGPDSDFEYSTQSYTGYEPTSMRAIRARYNPYVQARSRIDQLKRLGHSVDKVEFILMGGTFMSLPADYRDYFIRNLHDALSGHTSANVEEAVCYSEHSAVKCIGMTIETRPDYCLGPHLRQMLIYGCTRLEIGVQSTYEDVARDTNRGHTVAAVADCFSLAKDAGFKVVAHMMPDLPNVGVERDMESFREFFENPAFRADGLKIYPTLVIRGTGLYELWKTGRYRNYPPELLVDIVARILSMVPPWTRIYRVQRDIPMPLVTSGVEKGNLRELALARMEDLGLKCRDVRTREAGIQDIHHKIRPDEVELVRRDYAANEGWETFLSYEDTRQDILIGLLRLRKCGRNVTGPELVGRCSIVRELHVYGTAVPVHGRDAEKLQHQGYGTLLMEEAERIARKEHRSKKLAVISGVGTRHYYRKLGYELEGPYMVKCLS, encoded by the exons atggccgccgccgtagcCGCAGCGCCCGTGGCGGACCAGCCGCGCCGGCGGAAGCCGACGCCGGGGCGCGGGGGCGTGGTGCTCCCCGCGGGGctctccgaggaggaggcgagggtGCGGGCCATCGCGGAGATCGTGTCCGAGATGGGCGAGCTCTCGCGGCGCGGGGAGGACGTGGACCTCAACGCGCTCAAGTCGGCCGCGTGCAGGCGCTACGGGCTCGCCCGCGCGCCCAAGCTGGTGGAGATGATCGCCGCCGTGCCGGAGGCCGACCGCGCCGCGCTGCTCCCCAGGCTGCGCGCCAAGCCCGTGCGCACGGCGTCGGGGATCGCGGTCGTCGCCGTCATGTCCAAGCCGCACCGATGCCCCCACATCGCCACCACGGGCAACATCTGCGTCTACTGCCCCGGAGGCCCCGACTCCGACTTCGAGTACAGCACCCAGTCCTACACTGGGTACGAGCCCACCAGCATGCGCGCCATCCGGGCAAG GTACAATCCATATGTGCAGGCCAGAAGCAGGATAGATCAGCTCAAAAGGCTCGGACATAGTGTGGATAAG GTCGAGTTCATTTTAATGGGTGGAACTTTCATGTCATTACCAGCTGATTATCGTGATTATTTCATCAGAAATCTTCATGATGCTTTATCTGGACATACTTCTGCTAATGTTGAGGAGGCGGTTTGTTATTCAGAACATAGTGCTGTCAAATGTATCGGTATGACAATTGAGAC GAGACCTGATTATTGCCTGGGGCCTCATTTGCGGCAAATGCTAATTTATGGATGTACTCGCTTAGAAATTGGTGTTCAGAGTACATATGAGGATGTTGCACGTGACACAAACAGAGGCCACACAGTAGCTGCTGTTGCTGATTGTTTCTCTTTAGCAAAAGATGCCGGTTTTAAG GTGGTTGCGCACATGATGCCAGATTTACCTAATGTCGGAGTTGAAAGAGATATGGAAAGCTTCCGAGAATTTTTTGAAAATCCAGCATTCCGAGCAGACGGTCTAAAGATCTATCCAACTCTTGTGATTCGTGGAACTGGTCTTTATGAGCTGTGGAAAACTGGAAG GTATAGAAACTATCCACCTGAGCTGCTAGTGGATATTGTAGCCAGGATTCTGTCAATGGTACCACCATGGACACGAATCTATCGGGTCCAGAGAGATATCCCTATGCCTCTTGTTACTTCTGGTGTTGAGAAAGGTAACCTGCGTGAGCTTGCTTTGGCTCGAATGGAAGATTTGGGCTTGAAATGCCGAGATGTCAGAACCCGTGAGGCTGGTATTCAG GATATCCATCACAAGATCAGGCCTGATGAAGTAGAGCTTGTCAGGCGTGATTATGCTGCAAATGAGGGCTGGGAGACCTTCCTCTCATATGAGGACACACGGCAG GATATCCTTATTGGCCTGCTGCGCTTGCGCAAATGTGGCCGCAATGTTACAGGCCCTGAACTCGTAGGGAGGTGTTCAATTGTCCGAGAACTTCATGTCTACGGAACGGCAGTCCCTGTGCACGGTCGTGATGCGGAGAAACTACAACACCAG GGGTATGGGACTCTCCTGATGGAAGAAGCAGAAAGGATTGCTCGTAAGGAGCATCGGTCGAAGAAACTGGCTGTCATCTCAGGAGTTGGAACCCGCCACTACTACCGCAAGCTTGGTTATGAACTTGAGGGGCCTTACATGGTCAAATGTCTGTCTTAG